Proteins from one Bacteroides zhangwenhongii genomic window:
- the recQ gene encoding DNA helicase RecQ: MAGKINLTDELKKYFGFNKFKGNQEAIIQNLLSGKDTFVLMPTGGGKSLCYQLPSLLMEGTAIVISPLIALMKNQVDAMRNFSEEDGIAHFINSSLNKGAIEQVRSDILAGKTKLLYVAPESLTKEENVEFLRSVKISFYAVDEAHCISEWGHDFRPEYRRIRPIINEIGKAPLIALTATATPKVQHDIQKNLGMVDAQVFKSSFNRPNLYYEVRAKTANIDRDIIKFIKNNPEKSGIIYCLSRKRVEELAEILQANGINARPYHAGMDSVTRTKNQDDFLMEKVDVIVATIAFGMGIDKPDVRFVIHYDIPKSLEGYYQETGRAGRDGGEGQCITFYTNKDLQKLEKFMQGKPVAEQEIGKQLLLETAAYAESSVCRRKTLLHYFGEEYTEENCGNCDNCLNPKKQVEAQDLLCTVIEAIIAVKENFKADYIIDILQGRETSEVQAHLHEDLEAFGSGMGEEDKTWNAVIRQALIGGYLSKDVEHYGLLKVTEEGHKFLKKPKSFKITEDNDFEETEEEAPARGGGSCAVDPALYSMLKDLRKKLSKKLEVPPYVIFQDPSLEAMATIYPVTLDELQNIPGVGAGKAKRYGEEFCKLIKRHCEENEIERPEDLRVRTVANKSKMKVSIIQAIDRKVALDDIALSKGIEFGELLDEVEAIVYSGTKLNIDYFLEEIMDEDHMLDIYDYFKESTTDKIDDALDELGDDFTEEEVRLVRIKFISEMAN; encoded by the coding sequence ATGGCAGGGAAGATTAATTTAACAGATGAACTGAAAAAGTATTTCGGATTTAATAAGTTCAAGGGAAACCAGGAAGCAATCATTCAGAATTTGCTTAGTGGCAAAGATACCTTTGTACTGATGCCTACCGGTGGCGGGAAATCTTTATGCTATCAGTTACCTTCGCTCTTGATGGAAGGTACGGCAATCGTAATTTCTCCGCTTATTGCGTTGATGAAAAACCAGGTGGATGCAATGCGTAATTTCAGTGAAGAGGATGGCATCGCTCATTTCATCAATTCTTCATTGAATAAAGGCGCGATAGAACAAGTGAGGTCTGACATCCTTGCCGGAAAAACAAAATTACTATATGTGGCACCTGAGTCGCTGACAAAGGAGGAAAACGTGGAATTTTTGCGTTCGGTGAAGATCTCGTTCTATGCGGTGGACGAAGCCCACTGTATTTCGGAATGGGGACATGACTTCCGACCTGAATACCGACGAATCCGTCCGATTATCAATGAAATAGGAAAGGCACCGCTGATTGCGCTTACAGCAACGGCAACACCGAAGGTACAACATGATATCCAGAAGAATCTGGGGATGGTAGACGCACAAGTCTTTAAATCCTCGTTCAACCGTCCGAACTTGTATTATGAGGTACGTGCGAAGACCGCTAATATCGACAGGGATATAATCAAGTTTATCAAGAACAATCCGGAGAAATCGGGTATCATCTATTGCCTGAGCCGGAAAAGAGTGGAAGAACTTGCTGAAATCCTGCAAGCAAACGGTATCAATGCGCGCCCCTATCATGCAGGGATGGACTCGGTGACGAGAACCAAGAATCAGGATGACTTTCTGATGGAAAAGGTAGACGTTATTGTGGCGACTATCGCATTTGGTATGGGAATAGACAAACCGGATGTAAGGTTTGTGATTCACTACGATATTCCGAAGAGTCTGGAAGGGTATTATCAGGAAACCGGACGTGCCGGTAGAGATGGCGGAGAAGGCCAGTGCATAACCTTTTATACAAACAAAGACTTGCAGAAACTGGAAAAGTTCATGCAAGGCAAACCTGTGGCAGAACAGGAAATTGGTAAGCAGCTTCTGTTGGAAACCGCTGCTTATGCCGAATCTTCCGTATGCCGACGCAAGACATTACTACATTATTTTGGTGAGGAGTACACGGAAGAAAATTGTGGAAATTGTGACAACTGTTTAAACCCTAAAAAACAAGTGGAGGCTCAAGATTTATTGTGTACCGTGATTGAAGCGATTATCGCGGTGAAAGAAAATTTTAAAGCAGATTATATTATAGACATACTACAAGGTAGAGAAACTTCAGAAGTACAGGCTCATTTGCATGAAGACCTGGAGGCGTTCGGTTCCGGTATGGGCGAAGAGGACAAGACGTGGAATGCGGTGATCCGTCAGGCGTTGATTGGAGGTTACTTGAGCAAAGACGTGGAACATTATGGACTTCTGAAGGTAACGGAAGAGGGACACAAATTTCTGAAGAAGCCGAAATCATTCAAGATTACTGAAGATAACGACTTTGAAGAGACTGAAGAGGAAGCACCGGCACGTGGCGGTGGCTCTTGTGCGGTGGATCCGGCTCTTTATTCAATGTTGAAAGATTTGCGAAAGAAGCTCTCGAAAAAACTGGAAGTTCCGCCCTACGTGATATTCCAGGATCCGTCTTTGGAAGCGATGGCTACTATCTATCCGGTAACATTGGATGAGTTGCAGAACATTCCCGGTGTGGGTGCCGGAAAGGCAAAACGTTATGGTGAGGAGTTCTGTAAACTGATCAAGCGTCACTGTGAAGAGAATGAGATAGAACGTCCCGAAGATTTACGTGTACGTACGGTTGCCAATAAATCGAAGATGAAGGTGTCTATCATTCAGGCTATCGACCGTAAAGTGGCGCTGGATGATATCGCTCTTTCTAAAGGAATTGAGTTCGGCGAATTGCTGGATGAAGTGGAAGCGATTGTTTATTCGGGAACGAAACTGAATATCGATTATTTCCTGGAAGAGATCATGGACGAAGACCATATGCTCGATATCTACGATTACTTCAAGGAATCTACTACGGATAAGATTGATGATGCGCTTGATGAACTGGGCGATGACTTCACGGAAGAGGAAGTCCGTTTGGTACGTATTAAGTTCATCTCTGAAATGGCTAATTAA
- the clpX gene encoding ATP-dependent Clp protease ATP-binding subunit ClpX — translation MADSKTKKRCSFCGRSENEVGFLITGMNGYICDSCATQAYEITQEALGESKKSAGATKLNLKELPKPVEIKKFLDQYVIGQDDAKRFLSVSVYNHYKRLLQKDSGDDVEIEKSNIIMVGSTGTGKTLLARTIAKLLHVPFTIVDATVLTEAGYVGEDIESILTRLLQVADYNVPEAEQGIVFIDEIDKIARKGDNPSITRDVSGEGVQQGLLKLLEGSVVNVPPQGGRKHPDQKMIPVNTKNILFICGGAFDGIEKKIAQRLNTHVVGYTASQKTATVDRNNMMQYIAPQDLKSFGLIPEIIGRLPVLTYLNPLDRDALRAILTEPKNSIIKQYIKLFEMDGIKLTFEKSVFEYIVDKAVEYKLGARGLRSIVETIMMDVMFEIPSENKKTYEVTLEYAKSQLEKANMARLQTA, via the coding sequence ATGGCTGATTCAAAGACAAAGAAAAGATGTAGCTTTTGCGGCAGGTCGGAGAATGAAGTCGGATTCCTGATTACCGGGATGAATGGCTACATCTGCGACAGTTGCGCTACTCAGGCTTACGAGATAACTCAGGAGGCTTTGGGAGAGAGTAAAAAAAGTGCCGGAGCTACCAAACTTAATTTAAAAGAACTCCCCAAACCGGTAGAAATCAAGAAATTTCTCGACCAGTATGTGATTGGACAGGATGATGCGAAGCGTTTCCTTTCTGTTTCGGTCTACAACCATTATAAGCGCCTGCTGCAGAAAGATAGCGGCGATGATGTGGAGATTGAAAAATCTAATATCATTATGGTGGGTAGTACAGGAACTGGAAAGACGTTGCTGGCACGTACCATTGCCAAGTTGTTGCACGTGCCGTTTACGATTGTGGATGCTACGGTATTGACGGAAGCCGGTTATGTGGGCGAAGATATTGAAAGTATTTTAACCCGTCTGCTTCAGGTGGCAGATTATAACGTACCCGAAGCGGAACAGGGGATCGTGTTTATCGATGAGATTGACAAGATAGCCCGTAAAGGGGACAACCCTTCTATTACTCGCGATGTGAGTGGTGAAGGTGTACAGCAGGGATTGCTGAAATTGCTTGAGGGTTCGGTGGTGAATGTCCCTCCTCAAGGAGGTCGTAAGCATCCTGACCAGAAGATGATTCCGGTGAATACCAAGAATATCCTCTTTATCTGTGGCGGTGCTTTTGACGGTATCGAGAAGAAAATCGCTCAACGGTTGAATACGCACGTCGTAGGCTATACGGCTTCACAAAAAACAGCGACGGTAGACAGGAACAACATGATGCAATATATCGCTCCTCAGGATTTGAAGTCATTCGGGCTGATTCCCGAAATTATCGGACGTCTTCCGGTGCTGACTTATCTGAATCCGTTAGATCGCGATGCGCTTCGTGCTATCCTTACCGAACCCAAGAACTCAATCATCAAACAGTATATCAAGTTGTTTGAGATGGATGGTATTAAACTTACATTCGAGAAGTCTGTTTTCGAGTATATCGTTGACAAGGCTGTGGAATATAAGTTGGGTGCTCGCGGATTGCGCTCTATTGTGGAAACAATCATGATGGATGTCATGTTTGAAATCCCTTCAGAGAACAAGAAAACGTATGAGGTGACGCTGGAATATGCAAAAAGCCAACTGGAAAAAGCGAATATGGCACGATTGCAAACGGCTTAA
- the clpP gene encoding ATP-dependent Clp endopeptidase proteolytic subunit ClpP, whose product MDDFRKYATKHLGMNGMVLDDVIKSQAGYLNPYILEERQLNVTQLDVFSRLMMDRIIFLGTQVDDYTANTLQAQLLYLDSVDPGKDISIYINSPGGSVYAGLGIYDTMQFISSDVATICTGMAASMAAVLLVAGAEGKRSALPHSRVMIHQPMGGAQGQASDIEITAREIQKLKKELYTIIADHSHTDFDKVWADSDRDYWMTAQEAKEYGMIDEVLIKK is encoded by the coding sequence ATGGATGATTTTAGAAAATACGCAACCAAGCATTTAGGAATGAATGGCATGGTATTGGATGATGTGATTAAATCGCAGGCCGGGTATTTGAATCCTTATATTCTGGAAGAAAGACAGTTGAATGTAACTCAACTCGACGTATTCTCCCGTTTGATGATGGACCGCATCATTTTCTTAGGTACACAAGTGGATGATTATACAGCCAATACGCTTCAGGCACAGTTGCTGTATCTGGATTCCGTTGATCCGGGCAAGGATATTTCAATTTATATCAATTCACCGGGTGGAAGTGTATATGCCGGATTAGGTATTTATGATACCATGCAGTTTATTTCAAGCGATGTCGCTACGATTTGTACAGGTATGGCGGCTTCAATGGCAGCTGTATTGCTGGTAGCCGGTGCCGAAGGCAAGCGTTCTGCGTTGCCCCATTCACGCGTGATGATTCATCAACCGATGGGAGGCGCACAGGGACAGGCTTCGGACATTGAAATCACAGCTCGTGAAATTCAGAAATTGAAGAAGGAACTTTATACGATCATCGCCGATCATTCGCATACTGATTTCGATAAAGTATGGGCGGACTCAGACCGTGACTACTGGATGACAGCTCAGGAAGCGAAAGAATACGGTATGATTGATGAGGTATTGATTAAAAAATAG